GCCCAGGAGATGAACCAGGCGTACGGCGTACCGGCGTTGCCCATGCCGTGCTGTGCCGTACCGGTCTTGCCGCCGACCTGCGCCCCGTCGATCGCGGCCTTCGCGCCGGTGCCCTCCTCGACGACATCGATCATCAGCTGCTTGAGCTGCTGGGCCGTCGAGGGGGTCATCGCCCGGTGGTACGACTTCCGGCTGTGCCGGGAGACGGTGTCGCCGCCCGATGTGGTCACCCGGTCCACCAGATAGGGGTGTCTGATGTCGCCGCCATTGGCGACCGCGGCCGAGACCATCGCCATCTGAAGCGGCGTTGCCGAGGTGTCGAACTGCCCGATCGAGGAGAGCGCCAGCTGGTCGACGGTCATCCGGGTGTCGAAATTGGACGGCACCACGCCCGAAGGAATCCTCAGCCCGGGGTCGTTGAAGCCGAACCTCTCCACCGTGTCCAGCATTCCCTGCATTCCGATCCGCACCCCGAGATGCGCCATCACGGTGTTGCACGACCACTGGATGGCGTACGCGAGAGAGGCGTTGCCGCAGCCCGTCGCCTCATTGGGGAGCGTGGTCGAGGTGCCGGGCAGAACGTACGGATCGGGAGTGCCCGTCGGCGCCTCGACGTCGGTGACCACGCCGGCCTCCAGCGCGGCCGCGGCCGTGACAATCTTGAAGGCGGACCCTGGCGGATAGGTCTGCCGGATGGCCCGGTTCAGCATCGGCTGGACGCTCGAACCGTTCAGCCTGCTCCAGGCGTCGGCGACCTGCTTCCCGGTTCCCGAGAGCAGACCGGGGTCGTACGAAGGGCTGCTGACCAGCGCCAGGATCTTGCCGGTCGACGGCTCGATCGCCGCGACCGCGCCCCTTCTGTTGTTGAGGCCGCTGAACGCGGCCTGCTGCATCGAGGGCTTGATGGTGGTGACGACATTGCCGCCTGGCTGCTGCGTGCGGCTGAGGTTGTTCCAGTACGGGATCCGGGTGAGCAGCAGGGACGCACCGGAGAGGATGGAGTCCTCGGCGTTCTCGAGGAGCGTGGTGCCGTAGGTCTGCGAGGCGTAACCGGTGACGGGTGCGTACAACGGCCCTTGCGTGTAGGAGCGTTCGTAGCGCAGCTGCTCGCCGGTGTCGTTCGAGCTGGTGACCGCTCCGCCGCCGGCCAGGATGTCGCCACGCGGCTCGTCGTAACGGTCGATGATGAGGCGGCGATTGGCCGGATTGTTGTTGAGCGATCTGGCCTCGAAGACCTGCACACGAGCCGCGTTGACCAGCAACGCGGCCAGGAGCAGCAGACACAGGACGGCGGCCCGCCGGATGTAGCGGATCACCGCTCGCCCTCCAGGACCGGTGCGACGATCCCCGGTTCGACCGGCTCGGGCTGCGGCGCGCGGGCCGAGTCGCTGACCCGGATGAGCAGCGCCACGATGACCCAGTTGGTGACCACGGACGAACCGCCCTGCGCGAGGAAGGGCATCGCCATCCCGGTGAGTGGGATCAGACCCATCACGCCGCCCGCGATGACGAAGACCTGGAGCGCGAGGATCGAGGCGAGGCCGATGGCGAGCAGCCGTCCGAAGAGGTCGCGCAGCGACAGTCCGGCGCGGTAGCCGCGGGCCACCATCAGCGCGTACAGCAGGAAGACCGCGGTCAGGCCGGCCAGGCCGAGCTCTTCGCCCGCCGTGGCGAGGATGAAGTCGGACTTGGCGGCGAAGCCGATGAGGATGGAGTGGCCGAGTCCCATTCCGGCGCCGAGTGTCCCGCCGGCGGCGAAGGCGAAGAGTGACTGGGCGAGCTGGCCGGGGCCCTCACCGGCGTCGATGGTGGCGAAGGGGTTGAGCCAGTCCTCGACCCGGCTGTGGACATGCGGTTCCAGGGAGCTGACGGCGACCGCGCCGGCCGCGGCGAGCAGCAGCCCGACGGCGATCCAGCCGGTGCGGCCCGTCGCCACGTACAGCATGATCACGAAAAGCCCGAAGAAGAGCAGCGAGGTGCCGAGGTCCCGCTCGAGCACCAGAACGCCGACGCTGAGCAGCCAGATCGCGACGATGGGGCCGAGCACACGGCCGGTGGGCAGCTGGAGCTTCCAGATTCTGCGGCCGGTGTACGCAAGGGCGTTGTGGTTGGCGGCGAGATACGCGGCGAAGAAGACGGCGAGCAGGATCTTGGCGAACTCGCCCGGCTGGAAGGACAGTCCGCCGATCCGGATCCAGATCTTGGCGCCGTTCACGGCGGGAAAGAGGATCGGTAGGAGCATCAGCACCAGGGCCGCGACGACCGAGAGATACGCGTACCGCTGCAGAATCCGGTGGTCACGCAGGAAGATCACGACGCCGATGAAGAGGGCGACGCCGAGCGTGGACCAGATCAGCTGGGTCGGCGCGGCCGCGTTGTTCGGGGTCTCCAGGTCGAGACGGTAGATGAGCGCCAGGCCGAGGCCGTTGAGGAGAACCGCGATGGGCAGGAACAGCGGGTCGGCGTACGGGGCGCGGTAGCGGACGGCGAGATGGGCGAGGAGGGCCAGCACACCGAGGCCCGCTCCGTAGCGCGCGGCGTCCGGCGGTACGGCGCCGCCCTTTGCCAGGCCGACCTCGACATAGCCGTAGACGGAGATGAGGACGGCGCAGACGAGGAGCGAGAGCTCGACACCCCGCCGCTTGGGGAGGCGTAGATCGGGCGGGGGAGCGTCCGCCGTCGTTGCGGTCATGCCACGCAACGTAGCAAGACGCAAGCCTTATGTCCCTTTATGTCATAGGGCGTCGACGAAGAGTGGGCGGGAGAGTCGACGGAGCGTCAGTTCGCTACCGGTGCCGGGCGCGCAGCCGATGTTGGTGACGCGTCACTCCGCGTGCGGCTGGGCGGTGGGCTTCCCTGTCGTTCACGGACCGGTGTGTACTCGGGCAGCGTGAGCCGGACGACCGCACCGCCCGCGAAGGTCCCCGGCGGGCGGGCGCCCGGGATACGGCTCCGCTCCACCGGATCGGTGAAGAAGATGATGCCGCCGCCCCCGGTCCGCCCCGGCCCCGCCTGCCTTCCGGCCCGCCGTCAGTGCTGGTACGGCTGCTGTCCGGGCTGCTGCTGCGACGGCTGTCCGTACGCCTGACCGCCCTGCGCGCCCGCGCCCTGGATCTGCAGCTGCTCCGCACTCTCCTTGCTCACGCTCGCCTCCGCGCCGCAAAACGTGCACTGAGTCGCGTACTTCGTGGAGAACGGGAACAGTGGCACGAAGAACAGCGTGAATTTCGTGACGCGCTTCCTGAGCGTGTGCGCGGAGGGATTGCCGCAGTGTCCGCATACCAGCGTCAGTATCGCCAGCTGGTAGAGGTATCCCCGAGTGCCAAAGATGATCATGCTGTTGGTCCCTCCCTGGTAAGTGCCTGCCGGCACAGGGCCAGCAGCTTCTCGTCCGTAAAGATGTCATGGCTGCTGTATCCGCCGTCGATCGCGTTATGACGTCGTACGGATCCCAGCTCGCGGCGAAGTATTCGCTCGGCGCCCTCCACCCCGTCGGCCGTCAGCTCCGCCAGACATTCGGCCGTCGGCACGCGGGTGTTCGCCTGCCCCTCCCAGGCCGCCAGGAGCACCGGCCAAGGGCGCTCCGGGTTTCGCGTCACGCGCCACAGCGCGATCGCCGCGTCCACCCGGGTCCATGGCTCCGCCGCCCCCAGCAGTTCACCCAGCGCCGGAGCGGCCTCCGCGCCCGCCGCGCCCAGCGTGCCGAGCACCGTCGCCGCCGAACGCCGGGCCGCGGAGTCCGCCTCCGACAGTGCCGCTCGCAGCACCGGCAGTACGGCCCCCGCGTCACCCTCGATCGCCCAGAGCGCGCCTGCGGTCCGCGCCGCAAGGGCCGCCGAGCAGCCGCCGCAGCCCAGCATCGCGCGCAGATCCGGCACGGCTTCGCCCGCCGCCGGCCCGAACGCGGTGAGCGCCCGCAGCACCGACTCGGTCAGCCACTCCTTGCGGTACTCCGGCGCGCCCCGCAGGATGCGCAGCACCTCGGGCACCGCGTCGGCGGCCCGCAGCGCGGTCAGTCCGTACAGCAGCGGTCCCGCCCGGTCGTGGAGCCGGTCGTCCAGCTCCATCTCGCCGAGGCTGCGGCGCAGCACGGGTGCGAGCGGTGCGGCCGCCGCCCCCAGATGGTCGAGCGCGTACCCCAGATCGTGCGGCGCCTCGGGCAGCTCCAGCGCCCGCGCGAGCACCGGCACCGCACGCCGGTCGCCCGCCCGTGCCAGCGCCTTGACCGCGCTGCCGAGCGACGGCGGTCCGCCCGCCCACTCCCGCACCCAGGCCGCGGGGTCCGCGGCGACCCGGTCCGCAAGCGCGTCAGTGGCGGGCCCGGCGAGCGAGAACAACTCCTCCAGCGCGTCGGCGGCCGCCTCGGCCAGCCGTGGCTCCGGGTCGGCGAGTTGCTCCCCGATCAGGCCGACCAGCTCCTCGTACGCACCGCGCCAGGTCCGCAGCAGTCCGCTGCTCATCCGCACGGCGTCGATCCGCTGCCCCCAGTCGGGGCTGCACAGCTGATCGGTCAGCAGGGCTGTCCGGTCCTCGACACGATCGCCGAGACCGGAGTGCAGCGTACGGAGCAGATCCGCGGTCCAGGGGGCGTGGCGGCCGGCCGTATCCGCCTCGTGGCGCTCGCGCAGCTGCCCGATGAGTGTCGGCGTCGACGGTCGTTCGGCGGCCTGAGCCGTCACCACCGGCTCGGCGCGCAGCTCGCGCAGCAGGCCTGCCACGCTCGGTACGACATCGGACGGCAGCTCCCCCGGCGCGCAGCGGGCAAGCTGCGCGAGCGCGGCAAGCCGCAGCCCCGGGCCGTACGACACCCGGGTCAGGCCGGAGAGCCACTCCACCACCTCGGGCACCAGATACTCGTGCCGCAGGGCTATCCGGCCCGCGGCTTCGACGCAGGCGAACCGCACCTCCGCGTCCGGCTCCACGCCCAGCCGGTCGCGCAGCAGACCGAGCACCAGCTCCGGATCGTCGTGCAGCGTGGCGAGCGCGAGCGGCGCGGCGAGCCGCACCCCGCGGTCGTCGGCGTCGACCAGTCCGAGGAAGGCGTCCGCGCCTGCGGTCACGGCCGACGCGGCCATCGCGTAGTTCGCGGCGTACTCGAACTCCTCGTCGTCCGGGTCGAGTTCGTCGTCGCCGTCCAGATCGATGCCGCCGATGCTGGTCAGCAGCTCTACGATGCCGCCCCGGTCCTGGACCGCCGGATTCGTCACGAGCTCCAGAAGGAACGGGATACAGGCGAGCGTCGAGTCGTACACATCGCCCTGGTGGTGCACCGCCCCGTACATCCCGTCGAGCGCCGTCTCGCGCTCCGCCGGGTCCGCGGAAGCCAGTCCGCGCAGCATTTCCGGCACATCGTCCGCCGGGCCGTAAGCATGCCCCAGTGCGGCCCACTCGACCTCGTCGATCCCCCCGAACACGCTTGCCCCCTCCCAAGAACTGTGCGCTTGGGGAGAGTGTGCACCACTGCCCGGACATCGCGGGGTTATTGCCCCGAAGGCTGTGGGCTGTTCCCATGGTCGGGGGGTGATGGCATGACGGGACTGCGCGTCACACCGGCACGCGAGCAGGGCCGGGACCGGTTGTACGTCAGCCTGCCGAACGGCCGGAGCGTGGCCTGGTACGACCGGGACAGCGGCCGGGTGAGCCTGGTCTCCGACCGCCACCGCGCCGATGTGCTGGCAGCCCTCGCCCCGTATCTCACCGACGATGTCACCGTCGGTCCGCCGCCCGTCCCCACCTCCGCCGACCTTGCCAGGCTGTTTCTGCGCCCCGACGACGATCTGGCCCCCAACCGCCCCGGCGAGGCGCTGCAGGCCGAACTGGACCAACTCCCCGCCGGGCACCGTTTCCGCCAGGATCCGCGCCGCGCGGAACTCGCCGCGCACCAGCTGCTGGGCGGCGAGCTCGACCGGCTGGAGGCCGCGGGCTGGCGGATCCTGCACTCGGTTCCGCTGCCCGGCACCGAGCACATCGACCATCTGGCCATCGGGCCCGCCGGGGTGCTGGCCGTGCACACGCTCCAGGCCCGGCGGCTGCGGGTGCGGATCGCCGACCCCATGGTCCGGGTCGGCCGTGGCGAACCGGTTCCCCGGCTCCGGCTGGCCCGCCGCCGGGCCGAGCGTGCCGCGCTCGCGCTGACGGCCGCGGTGCGCCCGGTGCTCGCCGTGGTCGCGGCTGCGCGGCTCGACGTCATGCCCGCGCCGCCGGACGTAAGGATTCTGCGGGACGACGAGGTGCCCGCGCTGACCAGGCTCGGCGGCGTACTGAAGCCCGCGGACATCGAGGCGCTGTACGCGACGGCGCGCGACCGTCGCACCTGGCTGCGCGCCTGACGCCGCGTCGCATCAGCAGCCGACGGCCGCCCACCGTCGGCCGTCGGCTGCCGGCGGTGGTCAGCGGCCGGTGGTCAGCGGAGGTTGTCGCCCCAGCCGCTCTGGAGCATGGTCTGGAACGCCCACTTCCCGTCCCGCCTGATCAGAATGTCGGCGTACCGCAGCTGCTGCGTCTGTCCGGCCGCGGTCATGGTGGAGTCCGTGAAGACGACGGCCATCGCGGGGGAGAGGAAGACGGGTGTACGCGTCGACTCGAAGGTGATGTCGTCGCTGCCGTCACCCATCACCTGGCTCATCGTCTCGATGAACTGCTGCCGGTCCCACTGCGCGGAGGCGCCATCTCCCGCCGAGTCGTCGCTGACCAGGTTGAGCGGGAAGACGGCCAGGTCCGCCATGCGCTCGATCTCGCGCTTGGCGCTGTGCGCGTCGTACGCGGCGAACCACGCCTCGATACTCGCCAGTTCTGCGGGGGTAGCGGTGTATCCGGTATCGGGCAGAAAGGTCACGCCGTCTCCTCTTCACGTTTGACTACTCGAGGAAGGTATCCCCAGGTCGCCAACTAGTCAAACTTGATTAATTCTCTTGCTGACCCTGGCTCGGATCCCGATCCCGATCCCGATCCCGATCCTGGGGGAGCCGCAGCCGCAGCACCGTGGTGACTGTGTGCCGCGTCGTCCCTTGTTCCACCTCGGCCGTCACTCCGGGCCCGACGGTCCGGTACGCGACCTCGCCCACGCCGGTCGCCGTCGCCGTTCCGGTCCCGCCGGTCACCCGCCCCTCCAGCGCGGCCGCCGCCTGGGCGCGCAGTGCCGGAGCGAGCGGACTCGACACCACCGGGACGGGGTCGTCCGCCACGGCCAGCACCAGCGCGGACGGCCGCGCCGGAGGGCCGGTGAAGCCGATGACCGCCGCGTCGCGCGCGTATGTGTGCCGAACCTTCAGCCACGCACGCGTGCCGCTCCGGTAGGTCTGGTCGAGGCGCTTGACCACCAGCCCCTCGACGCCGATCGCGGGCAGGGTCTCGAACCAGGTGGCCGCCTCCTCGGCGTCCAGGGTCATCGGCACGGCCTGCAGCGGCGGACCGAGCGGGGCGAGCAGCGCGACCAGCCGCGCGCGCCGTTTCTCGTACGCCAGCCGCCGCAGATCCTCGCCGCCTTCGGCGAGCAGATCGAAGGCCGCGTAGGAGGCGGGCAGCCGGCGCGCGAGAGTGGGCGCGCGCTTGGCTGTGGCGGTCGCCCGCTTCTGTACGGCGGCGAAGTCCGTACGGCCCTCCGTCCACACCACCACCTCGCCGTCCAGAACCGTGCCGTCCGGCAGCTGCCGTGCCGCATCCTCGAGATCGGGGAAGGCGGAGGTGATGATCCGGCCCGACCGGGCCTGGAGCACCACCTTCCCGCCGGTCCGGAAGATCACCATCCGGTGGCCGTCGAACTTGGGCTCGTACGCCAGGCCGTGGCCGCGCGGCAGTACGCTCACCGATTCGGCGAGCGCCACCTTCAGCGGGGGCGTCGGCGCGCCGCTCATGGCAGCGGCCTGGCCTGCTCGGGATCGACGAGCGGGCCGAGCAGATCTCCGTACCGCGCCAGCCGTGGCGCGATGTCGCCGATCCGGAACGCGAGGTTCTGCTGTTCCTCGACCTCTTCCCAGGTCACCGGCGCGGAGACGGTCGGCTCGACGCGGGCGCGCAGTGTGTAGGGCGCCGCGGTGGTTTTCGCGGCGGCGTTCTGGCTGTGGTCGACGAAGACCTTCCCGGGCCGCAGGGAGCGGGCCATCCGGTGCAGGATCAGCCCCGGAAGTGCGGCCTCGCCCTCGACGGCCAGGCTCTTCGCGTACGCGGAAACCTCCTCGGAAGGTGTGTGCGTCACCGGCACGAGGACGTGCAGCCCCTTGGAACCCGAGGTCTTGGCGTACGAGTGCAGGCCGTCCGCCGCCAGTCGCTCGCGCAGCCACAGTGCCACCGCGCAGCACTCGGCGATCGTCGCGGGCGCGCCCGGGTCGAGGTCGAAGACCATACGGTCGGCGACCGCCGGCTCGTCCGCCTGCCACTGGGGCGTATGGAACTCCACGACGAGGTTCGCGGCCCACATCAGTGACGGCAGGTCCTGGATGACGACCTGCCGCGCGTTCTTGTCCTCCGAGCGGGGTACGGCGGTGGTGCGCACCCAGGACGGCGTACCGGGAGGCGGGTTCTTGGTGAAGAACAGCTGCCCGTCCGGCCCGTCCGGGTAGCGGAGGAAGGACACCGGACGGTTGGCGAGATGCGGGAGGATCGCGTCCGCCGTGCTGGCGTAGTAGTGCAGGATCTCGCCCTTGGTGGTTCCGGTGGCGGGGTAAATGACTTTTCCCAGGTTGCTGAGCGCCAGGCGTCGCCCCTCCACTTCCGTGATCGGCGTCATACGATGAGAATCCCATGAATCCCTCTATTTCGGATGAAAGGGATGAAACGTGCGATCCATATGGAACGGCGCGATCTCCTTCGGCCTGGTCAGCATCCCCATCAAGCTGGTCAACGCCACCGAGAACCACTCCATCTCGTTTCGCCAGATCCACACCGCCGACGGCGGCCGGATCCGCTACCGCAAGGTCTGCGAACTGGAGGAGAAGGAAGTGACCGCCGCCGAGATCGGCAAGGCGTACGAGGCCGCGGACGGAACCCTCATCCCGATCACCGACGAGGACCTGGCCTCGCTACCGCTGCCCACGGCGAAGACGATCGAGATCGTCGCCTTCGTGCCGGCGTCGTCGATCGACCCGCTCCAGATGGACGCCGCCTACTACCTGTCCGCCAACGGTGTCCCGGCCGTCAAGCCGTACATACTTCTGCGCGAGGCACTCAAGCGGAGCGAGAAGGTCGCAGTCGCCAAATTCGCGCTGCGCGGCCGGGAGCGCCTGGGAGTGCTGCGCGTCGTCGACGATGTGATCGCCATGCACGGCCTTCTCTGGCCGGACGAGATCCGCAGCACCGAGGATGTCGCGCCGGACGCGCAGGTGACCGTCCGGGAGGCCGAACTCGACCTGGCCGACGCGCTGATGGACACTCTCGGCGAGGTCGACCTGGACTCGCTGCACGACGACTACCGGGCGGCGGTCGAGGCCATGATCGCGGCGAAGGCGGAGGGCGGTGTGGTGCCCGAGGAGGTGCCCGCGGAGCCCGGCGGCGGCAAGGTCATCGACCTGATGGCCGCGTTGGAGAACAGCGTGCGTGTGGCGAAGGAGGCGCGGGGCGAGGAGGGCCGGGAGGTCGCCGAGGTTACTCCGATCAAGGGGCGCAAGCGGGCGGCGGCCGCGCCGAAGCCGGGGGGTGCCGACACGAAGAAGTCCACGGCGGCGGCGAAGAAGACGGCGCCGAAGAAGACGGCGCCGAAGAAGACGGCGTCCGGTGCCGACAAGTCCACGGCCGGCAAGTCCACAGCCACCAGGTCGACGACCGCCAAATCCACGGCGAAGAAGACGTCCGCCACCAAGTCCGCGGCCACCAAGTCGACGGCCACCAAGTCGACGACGGCCAGGTCCACGACGGCCGGGTCGGCGGCGGAGAAGTCCACGGCGAAGAAGTCCACGGCCAAGAAGGCCACCGCGAAGAAGCGCGCCACGGCCTGATCCCGGTCCGGCCGCGGGCCGAGTGGGCCGCGGCCGGACTTATGCGCGACGCAGCAGGTTGTCGATGACGGACTCCAGATAGTCGCCGCGCTCGGCCCCCACGGGGAGGGCCTGTGGTACGGCGTGGCTCAGCTGGGTGTGTCCGAGATAGCTGGTGTACGCGAGCAGCCCGCGCTGCCGGGCCTGGTCCGGCGGGAAACCCAGTTCCTCGAAGAGGCGCGCCACGTAGCCGACCCGGCGCTCCGTCACTCGCCGCAGTACAAGCGCGACTTGGGGATGAGCGGCGGTGGCGAGCAGGGAGACCTCGAGGGGATCCTCGGCGGCCGAGGCGGTGACCCTGGCGAAGAGGCTACGCAGCCGCTTCTCGGGGTCCGGTTCGGACTCCATGGCGGTGATGATCTCCTCGGTGCAGATCTCCTCCCACCGGCCGAGCGCGGCTCCGATCAGCGCTTCGCGGTTGGTGAAGTGCCAGTAGAAGCTGCCCTTGGTCGTCCCCAGCCGGGCGGCCAGCGGCTCCACCGCGACGGCCGCGAGCCCGCGCTCACTGATGGCGGCGAGCGCCGCGTCGGCCCAGTCGCGCGCCGAGAGTCTCTTGCGTCCCGGTCCCGGCTGCCGTGCCCGCTCTGCCTGTGCCATGTCCATACGCTACCGTATGGTGAAACATACGCCACCGTACGGAGGTGCGGGATGCGCTCGGTCCGGAACGTCCATGAACGCGTAATTCAGGCCTCGCCGGGGGTGGTCGGCGCCCTGCTCGACCGCGTCTCCTCCCAGGACGACCCGCTCAGCCCGAGCCCCGTCTGGCCGCCGATACGCTTCGACGGCCCGCTCGCCGTCGGCGCGAACGGTGGCCACGGCTTCGTCCGCTACTCGGTGAGCGCGTACGACCGGGGCCGTAGCGTCCGATTCGACTTCGCGCCGCCGTCCAACGGCTTCCACGCCCTCGCCGTAGAACCGCTGGACGCGGACCGCTGCCGTGTGCGGCACGTGCTCGAACAGGAGCAGGGACTCAGGTCATCGCTGCTCTGGACCCTGGTGATCCGCCCGCTGCACGACACGATGGTCGAGGAGCTCATCGACAACATCGAGCGCGCCGCGTCCCCGGCCGGCCTGCCCCGCCCGTACCGCTGGTCCCGGTGGGCACGTCTGATGCACCGCATGATCTGGGACCGTCCGACCGCGACGGATGTGCCGCGTGAGGCCGAACTTGCCCATCAGGCTTTTGCCGCCCCGGACTTCACCGACGCATGGCAGCTTTCCCTGGCCCCGGGCATGCCCCGCGATCCCGAGGCCTGGCGCGGCGTTCTCCCCTTTGCGGTCCGGGCGACGGCCTCGAACGAGCTCCTGCTGGGCGAGGACGCGAGCCACCTGGACTTCCGCGCCTCGGTCCTGATCGCCGACGACAAGGTCACGCTCACCACGGTGGTGAAGACCCACAACCGGCGCGGCAGGCTCTACTTCGCGGTGATCCGTCGCTTCCACCCGGTCATGTCCCGTCTGATGCTCCGCCGCGTTCACCGCCGCCTGGCCTTCTCGGCGCCGCCGGCCTCGGCAAGGACGGCACCGGCGAGGACGGCACCGGCGAGGTGACATGGAGTGCCGGACGGCTCAGGACCCCGGAGCGTGCACAGCGACGACGTGGCCTTGCGCATCGACCGTGAGTGCGACCCGCTCGACCCTGTTCACCACGGTGAGCACGGCCCACACAACGACCCACAGGAAACAGGTGACGAGGCTGAGGATGGCGTGCAGCACATGGTTCACCGGCTCGCCACGGACCATGACCGCCTGCGTCTCCGAGCGGGATTCGACACGCCATCCGCTGGCGATCCGCTGATTCACCGCCCAGTCGAGGATGAGGCGCCGCCGCGTCTCGTCGGGCGTGCTCTCTTCCGCTCCGAAGTAGCCGGGTGGGGGCTGCAGTGGTTCCGCCCACCGGGCCGGCACCTTGCGCGGGTTCATGAGCTCACCTCCAGAGGGGGCCTGCACCGTCCGGCGCCCGCCGGACCGCCCGCGTGGGCAGGGTCGGCGGGCGTGACCGGAGTGGTCTTACGGCCGGCGGCCGGCGGACCCGTCGAACGAGTCGTGACCGTGCCGTCGACGGCCGCGCCCTGAGCGACCGCGCCAGTCGACGACCACTCGGTCAGCCGGGCGGCCGTGCCGTCAACCGACCGACCGTGTCAGTCGAGTGGCCGTGTCAGTCGAGTGGCCGCGCCGTCGGAGTTCCGGGCGCTTGATGTCCTCCACTGGCCACCATCCGTACCTCACCTCGGTCGCTGATCTCGGCGCGCACGATCCCCGTCTCGTCCTCGTAGATCGGATA
This portion of the Streptomyces sp. NBC_01750 genome encodes:
- the ligD gene encoding non-homologous end-joining DNA ligase — protein: MTPITEVEGRRLALSNLGKVIYPATGTTKGEILHYYASTADAILPHLANRPVSFLRYPDGPDGQLFFTKNPPPGTPSWVRTTAVPRSEDKNARQVVIQDLPSLMWAANLVVEFHTPQWQADEPAVADRMVFDLDPGAPATIAECCAVALWLRERLAADGLHSYAKTSGSKGLHVLVPVTHTPSEEVSAYAKSLAVEGEAALPGLILHRMARSLRPGKVFVDHSQNAAAKTTAAPYTLRARVEPTVSAPVTWEEVEEQQNLAFRIGDIAPRLARYGDLLGPLVDPEQARPLP
- a CDS encoding penicillin-binding transpeptidase domain-containing protein, which codes for MIRYIRRAAVLCLLLLAALLVNAARVQVFEARSLNNNPANRRLIIDRYDEPRGDILAGGGAVTSSNDTGEQLRYERSYTQGPLYAPVTGYASQTYGTTLLENAEDSILSGASLLLTRIPYWNNLSRTQQPGGNVVTTIKPSMQQAAFSGLNNRRGAVAAIEPSTGKILALVSSPSYDPGLLSGTGKQVADAWSRLNGSSVQPMLNRAIRQTYPPGSAFKIVTAAAALEAGVVTDVEAPTGTPDPYVLPGTSTTLPNEATGCGNASLAYAIQWSCNTVMAHLGVRIGMQGMLDTVERFGFNDPGLRIPSGVVPSNFDTRMTVDQLALSSIGQFDTSATPLQMAMVSAAVANGGDIRHPYLVDRVTTSGGDTVSRHSRKSYHRAMTPSTAQQLKQLMIDVVEEGTGAKAAIDGAQVGGKTGTAQHGMGNAGTPYAWFISWAQADHAARPAVAVAVVVEEASAERGEISGGGSAAPIARAVMEAALRH
- a CDS encoding FtsW/RodA/SpoVE family cell cycle protein; the encoded protein is MTATTADAPPPDLRLPKRRGVELSLLVCAVLISVYGYVEVGLAKGGAVPPDAARYGAGLGVLALLAHLAVRYRAPYADPLFLPIAVLLNGLGLALIYRLDLETPNNAAAPTQLIWSTLGVALFIGVVIFLRDHRILQRYAYLSVVAALVLMLLPILFPAVNGAKIWIRIGGLSFQPGEFAKILLAVFFAAYLAANHNALAYTGRRIWKLQLPTGRVLGPIVAIWLLSVGVLVLERDLGTSLLFFGLFVIMLYVATGRTGWIAVGLLLAAAGAVAVSSLEPHVHSRVEDWLNPFATIDAGEGPGQLAQSLFAFAAGGTLGAGMGLGHSILIGFAAKSDFILATAGEELGLAGLTAVFLLYALMVARGYRAGLSLRDLFGRLLAIGLASILALQVFVIAGGVMGLIPLTGMAMPFLAQGGSSVVTNWVIVALLIRVSDSARAPQPEPVEPGIVAPVLEGER
- a CDS encoding PBS lyase; this translates as MFGGIDEVEWAALGHAYGPADDVPEMLRGLASADPAERETALDGMYGAVHHQGDVYDSTLACIPFLLELVTNPAVQDRGGIVELLTSIGGIDLDGDDELDPDDEEFEYAANYAMAASAVTAGADAFLGLVDADDRGVRLAAPLALATLHDDPELVLGLLRDRLGVEPDAEVRFACVEAAGRIALRHEYLVPEVVEWLSGLTRVSYGPGLRLAALAQLARCAPGELPSDVVPSVAGLLRELRAEPVVTAQAAERPSTPTLIGQLRERHEADTAGRHAPWTADLLRTLHSGLGDRVEDRTALLTDQLCSPDWGQRIDAVRMSSGLLRTWRGAYEELVGLIGEQLADPEPRLAEAAADALEELFSLAGPATDALADRVAADPAAWVREWAGGPPSLGSAVKALARAGDRRAVPVLARALELPEAPHDLGYALDHLGAAAAPLAPVLRRSLGEMELDDRLHDRAGPLLYGLTALRAADAVPEVLRILRGAPEYRKEWLTESVLRALTAFGPAAGEAVPDLRAMLGCGGCSAALAARTAGALWAIEGDAGAVLPVLRAALSEADSAARRSAATVLGTLGAAGAEAAPALGELLGAAEPWTRVDAAIALWRVTRNPERPWPVLLAAWEGQANTRVPTAECLAELTADGVEGAERILRRELGSVRRHNAIDGGYSSHDIFTDEKLLALCRQALTREGPTA
- a CDS encoding zinc-ribbon domain-containing protein, encoding MIIFGTRGYLYQLAILTLVCGHCGNPSAHTLRKRVTKFTLFFVPLFPFSTKYATQCTFCGAEASVSKESAEQLQIQGAGAQGGQAYGQPSQQQPGQQPYQH
- a CDS encoding ATP-dependent DNA ligase, with product MSGAPTPPLKVALAESVSVLPRGHGLAYEPKFDGHRMVIFRTGGKVVLQARSGRIITSAFPDLEDAARQLPDGTVLDGEVVVWTEGRTDFAAVQKRATATAKRAPTLARRLPASYAAFDLLAEGGEDLRRLAYEKRRARLVALLAPLGPPLQAVPMTLDAEEAATWFETLPAIGVEGLVVKRLDQTYRSGTRAWLKVRHTYARDAAVIGFTGPPARPSALVLAVADDPVPVVSSPLAPALRAQAAAALEGRVTGGTGTATATGVGEVAYRTVGPGVTAEVEQGTTRHTVTTVLRLRLPQDRDRDRDRDPSQGQQEN
- a CDS encoding nuclease-related domain-containing protein, with the translated sequence MTGLRVTPAREQGRDRLYVSLPNGRSVAWYDRDSGRVSLVSDRHRADVLAALAPYLTDDVTVGPPPVPTSADLARLFLRPDDDLAPNRPGEALQAELDQLPAGHRFRQDPRRAELAAHQLLGGELDRLEAAGWRILHSVPLPGTEHIDHLAIGPAGVLAVHTLQARRLRVRIADPMVRVGRGEPVPRLRLARRRAERAALALTAAVRPVLAVVAAARLDVMPAPPDVRILRDDEVPALTRLGGVLKPADIEALYATARDRRTWLRA
- a CDS encoding DUF4440 domain-containing protein codes for the protein MTFLPDTGYTATPAELASIEAWFAAYDAHSAKREIERMADLAVFPLNLVSDDSAGDGASAQWDRQQFIETMSQVMGDGSDDITFESTRTPVFLSPAMAVVFTDSTMTAAGQTQQLRYADILIRRDGKWAFQTMLQSGWGDNLR
- the ku gene encoding non-homologous end joining protein Ku, which produces MRSIWNGAISFGLVSIPIKLVNATENHSISFRQIHTADGGRIRYRKVCELEEKEVTAAEIGKAYEAADGTLIPITDEDLASLPLPTAKTIEIVAFVPASSIDPLQMDAAYYLSANGVPAVKPYILLREALKRSEKVAVAKFALRGRERLGVLRVVDDVIAMHGLLWPDEIRSTEDVAPDAQVTVREAELDLADALMDTLGEVDLDSLHDDYRAAVEAMIAAKAEGGVVPEEVPAEPGGGKVIDLMAALENSVRVAKEARGEEGREVAEVTPIKGRKRAAAAPKPGGADTKKSTAAAKKTAPKKTAPKKTASGADKSTAGKSTATRSTTAKSTAKKTSATKSAATKSTATKSTTARSTTAGSAAEKSTAKKSTAKKATAKKRATA